The sequence below is a genomic window from Polyangiaceae bacterium.
CCAACGTGACGCCGGGCTACTGGCAGAAGGGCGGCAGCATTCGTCCCATCGACCTCGACGCCGATGGCTTCTTGCCGACCGGAGACGCCGGTCGCCTGGTGGACGAAGCGCACCCCGAGCAGGGCGTCGCCTTCGCCGGTCGCCTCAGCGAGAACTTCAAGCTATCCTCCGGCACTTGGGTCAACGTCGGCAATTTGCGCCTCAGCGTGGTGGAAGCGTGCGCGCCGCTGGTGCTCGATGCCGTCATCGCCGGGCACGATCGCGAGTACTTGGGAGTGCTCTTGTTCCCGTCCCCCGCCGTCGCGCGCGACCTTCCGAAGGACGAGCTTCGTCTGCGCATCTACCGCGCCCTCGAGAAGCACGGCCAGACGCACTCGAGCTCCAGCGAGCACGTGCGCCGGGCAGTGATCCTCGAGCGCCCGCTGTCCCTCGACGACGGTGAGACCACCGACAAGGGCTACACCAATCAACGCCGCGTGCTGGAGCAGCGCGCTTCGGACGTGGAGCGTCTGTTTGCCGCGGATCTGGATCCGGACGTGCTCGTGATCGATTCCGATTGATGTTGGCCCGGCGCGAGCCCCGTCAGTCGCCGGGGGCGCGGAGCTCCTTGGCCCGCAGACAACCGAAGTCGTTCTTGCCCCTGCACGCGCGGTCGAAGAACATCAGCGCCTTCGTGACGTTCTTCTTGGTGGCGATGCCCAAGGCATGGAACTGGCCCGCGTTGGCGCATCCCTGCGCCGAGCCGCCGTTGCAGGCTCGCTGATAGGCGGCGAGGGCCTTGTTCGAGTCTGGCGTGGTGCCCAGACCGCGCTCCACGACGTAGCCCCAATTGGTGCACTCCACGGGCGATTTTTCGCAGCTCGCCTTCATGTCCGCGAGCAGCCCGGCGAGCTCTTCGCAGGCCGCGCTGTGCCCCGCGCTGCACGCGCGGTGCATGAATTTGGCGGCATCCCCGGTATTGCTCTTCTTGACCACGCGCCCGCGGTTCAAGCAGCCCAGGGAGCTGCCCAGGTCGCAGGCTTTTCCGAACAGCTCTTTGGCCTTGTCGCCGTCCGCCGACACCGTGCCGAAGCCGTGGTCGTAGACCCAACCGAGGTCGTTGCACGCCCCCGCGTGGGACAGCTTGCAGGCGCGAAAGAGATGGTCCGGCGCGCTCAGGCGCTCCGGCGATGGGTCGTCCAGGAGCCGCGCGCCGAGCTTGGCCTCGCGCTCCGCTTCGTCCGCTTCGTTCGCTTCGTCGTCCACGGCGGTGATGGGGCTCCGCACTGGCGTCTCGCTCGCTGCCTTCGCGGGCGGGCACGCGCGTTCGGGCGTCGGCGTGGAGGCCGGCGCGCGCTCCAGCGCCTGGGCCAAGGCGTTGCACACGCGCACGCTGCCGCCGTTGCACGCCTGGGCCATGCGTTTGGCGCGGGCGATGCCATTGCCGGGCGCCGTGGCGAAGCTCAGACACGCGTCGGACTCCGGCTGATCGCTACACACCGTCTGCGGTGCGGACACCGCGGAGCCTGTGGAGCTCGTGGGAGTCTCCGGAGCGGGCACGGTAGCCCCACCGCAGGCGCCGAGCAGCAGGCAAAGGGACAGCAATTGGAAGCGAAGCACAGTCACGCGCGCGTGTTGTACGCGCGCGTGCTTCTCCGGCTTCCTTCAAGAGCAGCAGGGATTGCCGACGTTCTGAGAGGCCCCAAACGTCAGGTGTCCGGCGACCTCGTCGGCCTCACGCCGCCAGGCTGTGCGAAGTCGACGGACAACCCGCTGTCGGCGGCGCGCTGGAGCAGGTCTCGCGTGAGCATCAGGCCACCTCACCCTAGCGCCGGTCGAGCACGCGTTCCGGCACGATGAGGTTCCACGGGTGAACGAGGCGCCCCGGCTCTCGCGACGCGTCGAGGTAGCGAGGCTCCCCTCGGAACGTGCGCCTGGAGGCGCTCGAGCTGCCCGTCTTCCACGAAGAGGCGCTCCCGGTGCTGCTCGAGGAAGACGCCGATCCGAGCGCCGCGGAACCTCGGATCCCGCGCGCTTGGACTCAGTGCTGTCGAGGTGCGGACTCTCCGTAGCTGGTCTGGCCAAAGTCGTTCAGACCCCAGCAGGCGATGCTCCCGTCCGTGCGCACGCCGCAACCATGGTCATCGCCAAGATCGATCTGCTCGAACGGTCCGCGGGGAAGCGCCGGTGGAGGGGCTAGGTGTTTCCCTTCGCACTCAACCTCTTTCTCGTCGTTGATGATGCAGACGCCGAAATCACCGACGTTGACCATGCGCGCGTGGCGGCCAATGAACGACTTTCCGGCGCCGCCCCAACAGTGCACGATGCCTGCCTCGGAAAGCGCACAACTGCCTCCGCCGCAGGACAGGCTCGTGAATGCACCTTCAGGTGCGTCTGCAGCACCGCTTGCGTTCCAACCCCAGCAGATGAGAGTTCGGTCCACGCGTATCGCGCAGGCCTGAATGGGACCCAGGTCGACGTCGAGGAACGCGCCCTCTGGTGAGTCGGTGATGCCGTGGTCGGCCAGGCCCCAGCAGGCGAGCGTCCTGTCAGTGCGAAGTCCGCACGCGGCACCAAAACCCACGGCGACCTTGAGAAACGTCCCACTCGGCCAGTCCAGCGGCGTTCCCCAGCGCCCACGCTCCCCCGGCCAGCAGAGCAGCGTGTGATCACGGCGGATGCCACAGGCTTCCGTCCCGCTCACGTCAATGTCGAGCATGTGCTGCGTGTCGCCCAAGGAGTACTTCTCAGCATCCCGACCCCAGCAGAGTACCTGGCCGTCCGCGTCCACGGAGCAAGAAAGGCGTACGCCAGCCGATACTCGCGGATATCCTGTGTACGGCGGAGCCGCATCGGGCCGTGGGCTGGGAGGCGGAGGCTCGCCGCGGGTTCGACCGCAAGCAACCACCAGCAGGGTGATGGTGATGGCTCCGGTGATGGACGCTCTCATGAGTGCACCTCGACCCCTTCGCGCGACGCGGCATTCCCGCTGCTTTCATCATCGCAGGAACTTGCCTTGAGCGCACGCAGACGGAACATCCACGGCTCCAATCGACAGCCTTGCACCGGCTATTCCGAATTGATGTTGGTGCGCCGCGGAACCTCGGTGCCCGCGCGCTCGGACTCAATGCTGTCGAGGTGCGGACTCTCCGTAGCTGGTCTGGCCATTGTCGTTGAGCCCCCAGCACGCGATGCTTCCATCCGTGCGCACGCCGCAGCCATGATAGTCGCCGAGATCAATCTGCTCGAACGGACCAGGAGGGAGAGGGGTCGGGGATACGTGACCCCATTCGCACTCCAGCTCCCTTTGATCATTGATGATGCAAGTAATGAAGTCGCCCACGTTGATCATCCGCACGTGCCGGCCGACGAACGACTTACCAGCGCCGCCCCAGCAACTCACGATCCCCGCTTCGGAAAGCGCACAGTTGCCGCCGCCAGAGGAAACGCTCGCGAACTCCCCTTCCGGCGCGTCGGTGGCGCCGTGAAGGTTCCAGCCCCAGCACACGAGAGTGCGGTTTGCACGGAGTGCGCATGCATGGCTGGGACCCATGTCCACGTCCAGGAACGGGCCCTCAGGTGGGTCGGTGATCCCCTCTTCGGGTGAACCCCAGCAGCCAAGCGTGCCGTCGGTGCGGAGTCCGCATGCGGCGCCGAAGCCCACGGCGACCTTGCGAAAGGTCCCGTCCGGCCAGTTCAGCGGGGTCGCCCAGCGACCGCGTTCACCGGGCCAGCACAACAGCGTGTGGTCCCGTAGGATCCCGCACGCTTTGCTTCCGCTCACGTCAATGTCGAGTACGCGCTCCGTGTTGCCCAAGGAGTACTTCTCGGCGTCTCGGCCCCAGCAGTCGACCTGGCCATCTGCATTGACGGAGCAGGAAAGGGCAACGCCTGCAGATACTCGCGGATAGCCCGTGTACGGCGGAGCCGCATCGGGCCGTGGGCTGGGAGGCGGAGGCTCGCCGCGGGTTCGACCGCAAGCAACCACCAGCAGGGTGATGGTGATGGCTCCGGTGATGGACGCTCTCATGAGTGCACCTCGACCCCTTCGCGCGACGCGGCATTCCCACTGCTTTCATCATCGCAGGAACTTGCCTTGAGCGCACGCAGACGGAACATCCACGGCTCCAATCGACAGCCTTGCACCGGCTATTCCGAATTGATGTTGGTGCGCCGCGGAACCTCGGATCCCGCGCGCTTGGACTCAGTGCTGTCGAGGTGCGGACTCTCCGTAGCTGGTCTGGCCAAAGTCGTTCAGACCCCAGCAGGCGATGCTCCCGTCCGTGCGCACGCCGCAACCGTGTTCATCGCCCAGGTCGATCTGCTCGAAGGGACCCCGGGGCAGAGCGGGCGGAGGGGTCAGGTGACTCCCTTCACACTCGAGCTCTTTTTCGTCATTGATGATGCAGGTGCCGAAGTCACCGACGTTGACCATGCGTGCGTGGCGGCCAATGAACGACTTTCCGGCGAGACCCCAGCAACTCACGATGCCGGCCTCAGAAAGCGCGCAGCTTCCCCCGCCGGAGGAAACGTTGACGAACTGGCCTTCTGGCGGGTCGGTGGCGCCGTCAACGTTCCAGCCCCAGCACACCACGGTGCGATTCAAACGCAGTGCGCAGGCGTGACTGGGGCCCAGGTCCACGTCGAGGAATGCGCCTTCGGGTGGGTCGGTGATTCCGTGAGCGGGTGAACCCCAGCAGGCGAGCGTGCCGTCGGTGCGGAGTCCGCAGGCGGCGCCGTAGCCCACAGCAACCTTGCGAAACGCCCCATTCGGCCAGTCCAAGGGCGTTCCCCAGCGCCCACGCTCCCCCGGCCAGCAGAGGAGCGTGTGATCCCGTCGGATGCCGCAGGCTTCTGTGCCGCCGACATCGATGTCAAGCAGGTGCTCCGTGTCCCCGAGCGAAAATTTCTCGGCGTCCCGGCCCCAACAGTCGACCTGACC
It includes:
- a CDS encoding sel1 repeat family protein, with the protein product MSAPQTVCSDQPESDACLSFATAPGNGIARAKRMAQACNGGSVRVCNALAQALERAPASTPTPERACPPAKAASETPVRSPITAVDDEANEADEAEREAKLGARLLDDPSPERLSAPDHLFRACKLSHAGACNDLGWVYDHGFGTVSADGDKAKELFGKACDLGSSLGCLNRGRVVKKSNTGDAAKFMHRACSAGHSAACEELAGLLADMKASCEKSPVECTNWGYVVERGLGTTPDSNKALAAYQRACNGGSAQGCANAGQFHALGIATKKNVTKALMFFDRACRGKNDFGCLRAKELRAPGD